From the genome of Carettochelys insculpta isolate YL-2023 chromosome 23, ASM3395843v1, whole genome shotgun sequence:
tactgtctgaagaagggaagcagtatagactaattatgaacataaataaaacaacaacaatggcatttggagataaggaaataggaaggaagatcagcgtagacaggatcgaactagagaacgtagaaaagttcacatatctggggagcaacataacgtatgcgctagactgtaagaagaaaatagtgactagaatagcgaaagcaagagcaagtttgaaggtgatggataagatctggaaaagcaaagcaattaacttaggactgaagctgagcatctagaaaatgtgtgtgttcagcagcatattgtatggatgtgagacgtgggtggtAACGAAAGATTCTAAGAGAAGAATactggtgtttgagaggagttgttatagaaaaatcctgagaataggatggatgcagaaggtcaccaatgaggaattacataggaagatgcagccaaaagagaacctactgaagaAGGTTTTACAACGGAAGTTAAAGCTATTCGGCCATAGTTGCAGAATGAGTGACAAATGAAAATTCAAggccctggtattcggcataatggacagttcagataggagaggcagatcccacagagaatgggtacatgatatagcagattggtgcacagctagtccacagaaactaagcaactccacactggacagagaaagatggaaggaaatagagaggcatcagacgtcaatgggcgctgagcccattgttgatgctgatgatgatgtgtggtggcagggcagagagccgcagaggaattttcttgtggaactcttattttcacttcacagaaccccgggggttccacagaacaccatttgggaaacactggtctagatggtaATTGGTCctgcctcttgaggtcccttccagttctagtgttctatgattctatgaaagagtaCGTCCATGGAAGATTTAGTGAGAGGAGATTtaagtccattgacttcagtgagactattTGTCTGAGTAAGTTTTCCTAACTGCTTAAGTCTGCTTAGTTATGAGGCTGTAGGATCTGCTTGTCTTACATAATTCAGAAAccccttgttttgtttttccacataTATACTATGCGCCTGCTTCAGTCTTATTCTCTCTACAGGTGCTGCCTGCATCATGACTGCTGTTACTCACGGCTGATGGCCAGCAAATGTCGCGTCATAACCAACAAATACTACTATACCTACAGGAGAGGCGTTGTAACATGTGGTGAGTATCCCTGCACACAGAAAGATGGGCCCTTCCTTTCACTCTGCTCCCAAATCAGCTCATTGCTTTGCTGTGCCACTTCTAAAAAAGTTTGTGAGGTCAGAAACACAGATGGAGAGCTTGGAGTTCAGTTGTGCTAGGCCAGCTTCCCTCAACAGAGCCAAAGGAAAATAAGGTAAATAAAATGGAAGTGATAGGCCTCATCTGCTACTGATGAggtggtgagcaagacatgagaagtcattcttccagtccactcagcactgattaggcctcaattggagtattgtgtccagttctgggcaccacgtttcaagaaagatatggagaaatcagaaaaggtccagagaacagcaacaagactgattaaaggtctagagaacatgagctatgaggaaagactgaaagaactgggcttgtttcgtttaggaaagaggagacttggagaggacatgatagcagtgttCACATACCTAAAAGTGTGTTATAAGGAACGgggagaaaaaattgttcttcttggcctctgaggacaggacaaggagcaatgagcttaaactgcagcaaggaaggtttagattagacgttaggaaaaacttcctaactgtcagggtggtcaaacactggaataaattgcctagggaggttgtggaatctccatcactgaaaattTTTACAAGCTGGTGAGAtagctatcagggatggtctagagacacTTGGacggggcttggtcctgctgtgaagacaggggagttgacctgatgacctctcaagatcccttccagttctagtgttctgtggttctgtgattctatctgtACTGGAATTTCAGACCAGCAGAGAGAAGGAGAGACAAATTCATCCTGCTAGTGTCTGCAACCCCTTTTCTCTgcattctgcaaacagcttcctGTGCTGAAGTGCTGTTTGCATGGATGTCTGCAGAAAAGGAAGGTGTCACAATTACTCATGAGCATGTACTGTGGCCAGGATTTTGCACCAGTGTTCACTATGGGAATGTTTGCATGCCATCTCAAGCTTTCTGTAGCTGTAGGCTCCCCCCAGTTGGAGCAGAAACAACACTGGGCCAGGTAGATGGCCCATGAGAATTGGGAACAGTAAATACAGGCACCCAACGTTATATCCAATTGGTAGGGAGCAGACCCTGGGTTGGAATGTGTTGAAGAAACAACTCGCTAGCTACTCTGGAACAATGAATATCTAAACCTTGTGGACAAAAGGGGGTGGGCTGGAGATGGGCTTTTCAATAGCCCCCGGGATCGGTCTACAACACTGCCCACTGACGCCATTGAGCAGAATTAATCCAATGCTGAATGCTTTTGGAAATAATGTctcagtggctggctggctgcaaacTAGTCCCCCAGCTATGATTCTCATGGAGTTCATGCTTCTTCCCAGGCCCAGGCCACTCATGTCAAAGGAGCATCTGTGAGTGTGACAAGGCCGCGGTGTTGTGCATGAAGCAAAATTTAAGGAGCTACAATGAGAAGTATCGTTTCTACCCCAACATCAAGTGCAGAGGGAGAAAGCCAAGTTGCTAAGCAACGGCTCCCAGACCATCAGGCTTCTTAGAAATGATCCTTAAGCCATCACCTGGTCTCTTGCATTCAACACTTCCATGCTGTTATGCAATCAAGTGCTTGAACTGGGATTGGGAGTTGCTCTTATCCAGCAATTCTTGGCAGCTCTTTCCCTAGACTCTTGTAAGGCAGAAGCCAAGGAACTGCTCTTAAATGGCATCGTTACACACAGGGTCAGAAGAGAAATGCTTTGGGGGGAGAAAGCAACACGGGTCACATTTTTTGCTAGAAATACTAGGGACAACTGGCCCGTGTCCTCTGCCATAGTTCAGTAATGGTGGGTGTCAGGGAGTCTCTCTTGTCTCCAGTAGTCTTTGGCTCT
Proteins encoded in this window:
- the LOC142025625 gene encoding phospholipase A2, membrane associated-like, encoding MKLLLGLVVLFSCSEFMAHGSLWEFQKMIKQVTGKSALPSYAFYGCHCGVGGRGMPKDATDWCCLHHDCCYSRLMASKCRVITNKYYYTYRRGVVTCGPGHSCQRSICECDKAAVLCMKQNLRSYNEKYRFYPNIKCRGRKPSC